The following proteins are co-located in the Desulfatirhabdium butyrativorans DSM 18734 genome:
- a CDS encoding CBS domain-containing protein — translation MNPESGLTVITTHLNADFDALASMLAAQKLYPDALVVFPGSQEKNLRNFFISSMAYLFNMADIRSIDFSAIRRLVLVDTRQPSRIGKFAEILHNPGTEIHVYDHHPPMQTDIRGHAEYCRITGATVTLLCELIRKKGIEITADEATVMCLGIYEDTGSFTFPSTTAEDFLAAAHLLSCGANLNTISSMLAREISPEQVSLLNEMIQSANRYAVKGVEVVVTTVSSDRYVPDFAFLVHKLVKMENLAALFAVASMENKIHIVGRSRVPEVDVGAILSRLGGGGHGFAASATLKDYTLVQAEQKLVEIIYQTVRPRRLARDIMSSPAITIGPTMTCKRAAEMLNRYNINALLVTDPAQGQSPLLGYISRQVIEKALYHHLDEVAVREYMTSDMAWVSPEADLAEIQQKIIENKQRILPVVQDDKIMGVVTRTDLLNLIARQSSIDMANESGNFQDIIQARTRNILPVMIERLFPHQLQHLRNIGSVAREMGIEAFVVGGFVRDMFLNRPNDDMDIVVEGDGIAFARQYASATGARVHTHGHFGTAVITYPDGFKIDVATARMEYYQFPTALPIVEMSSIKLDLFRRDFTINTLAIQLNPDKFGILIDFFAGQKDIKEKAIRVLHNLSFVEDPTRAFRAIRFEQRFGFNMGKLTAGLIENAVKMDFFSRLSGRRVLNELRQIFGEQNPIPAIFRLNEFQLLRVIHPNFQLSADKATLLAGVKSILTWHELLFLEEPIQKWIIYFLVMMKGYDLKTAEDIFTRLEMPVKIREILGKERIVAEKTLAWLERHSPVLNSVLCDHLADIRTEVRLYMMALARQEGVKRAISQYFVKLRFLKPITTGEDLKRMGYPPGPIFKDILLGIRNEKLNGHLETKEDEIRFIQEHFPLPEVGKKPD, via the coding sequence ATGAACCCAGAATCCGGCCTGACCGTCATCACCACCCATCTCAATGCGGATTTCGATGCGCTGGCATCGATGCTGGCCGCACAGAAGCTCTACCCGGATGCGCTGGTGGTTTTCCCCGGATCGCAGGAAAAGAATCTTCGAAATTTTTTCATCAGCTCGATGGCTTACCTGTTCAATATGGCCGATATCCGATCCATCGATTTTTCAGCGATTCGCCGTCTGGTTCTGGTAGACACCAGACAGCCGTCCCGGATCGGCAAATTCGCCGAAATCCTGCACAACCCCGGCACCGAAATTCACGTCTACGACCATCACCCTCCGATGCAGACCGACATCCGGGGGCACGCGGAATACTGCCGGATCACCGGAGCCACCGTCACGCTGCTGTGTGAGCTGATTCGTAAAAAAGGAATCGAAATTACGGCAGACGAAGCTACCGTCATGTGTCTGGGTATTTACGAAGACACGGGTTCCTTCACCTTTCCCTCGACGACGGCCGAGGATTTTCTGGCAGCAGCCCACCTGCTCTCCTGCGGCGCCAACCTGAACACGATCTCCTCCATGCTGGCCCGCGAAATCAGCCCTGAGCAGGTATCCCTGCTGAACGAAATGATCCAGTCGGCAAACCGCTATGCCGTCAAGGGCGTCGAAGTGGTGGTCACCACCGTTTCCTCCGATCGCTACGTCCCCGATTTTGCGTTTCTGGTCCACAAACTAGTCAAGATGGAAAACCTGGCCGCCCTGTTTGCCGTGGCATCGATGGAAAACAAGATTCATATCGTCGGCCGCAGCCGGGTACCCGAGGTGGATGTGGGCGCCATCCTCTCGAGACTGGGCGGAGGGGGGCACGGATTCGCCGCATCGGCCACGCTCAAGGACTATACCCTGGTCCAGGCCGAGCAGAAGCTTGTCGAAATCATCTATCAAACGGTTCGCCCGCGAAGGCTCGCCCGGGACATCATGTCCTCGCCAGCCATCACCATCGGCCCCACCATGACCTGCAAACGGGCTGCTGAAATGCTCAACCGGTACAACATCAACGCCTTGCTGGTCACCGATCCCGCTCAGGGCCAATCCCCCCTTCTGGGCTACATTTCCCGTCAGGTCATTGAAAAGGCCCTCTACCACCATCTGGACGAGGTGGCGGTCCGGGAGTATATGACAAGCGACATGGCCTGGGTGTCACCTGAGGCGGATCTGGCCGAAATCCAGCAGAAAATCATCGAAAACAAGCAACGTATTCTGCCTGTCGTCCAGGACGATAAAATCATGGGGGTTGTCACGCGAACGGACTTGCTCAATCTCATCGCGCGGCAGTCCAGCATTGATATGGCCAATGAATCGGGGAATTTTCAGGATATCATCCAGGCCCGAACCCGGAACATCCTGCCGGTGATGATCGAGCGGCTTTTCCCCCACCAGCTCCAGCATCTGCGGAACATCGGCTCGGTTGCACGGGAAATGGGAATCGAAGCCTTCGTCGTGGGCGGTTTTGTGCGAGACATGTTTCTCAACCGGCCCAACGACGACATGGATATCGTGGTGGAAGGCGACGGCATCGCCTTTGCAAGGCAATATGCATCCGCCACAGGCGCCCGGGTGCACACCCATGGCCATTTCGGCACTGCGGTCATCACCTATCCCGACGGGTTCAAAATCGATGTGGCCACGGCACGCATGGAATATTACCAGTTTCCCACAGCCCTGCCCATTGTGGAGATGAGCTCGATCAAGCTCGATCTTTTCCGCCGGGATTTTACCATCAACACCCTGGCCATCCAGCTCAACCCGGACAAATTCGGGATCCTGATCGATTTTTTTGCGGGCCAGAAGGACATCAAGGAAAAAGCCATCCGGGTCCTGCACAACCTCAGTTTCGTGGAAGATCCCACCCGGGCCTTCCGGGCCATCCGGTTCGAGCAGCGCTTCGGGTTCAACATGGGCAAGCTCACGGCAGGATTGATCGAAAATGCCGTCAAAATGGATTTTTTCTCCCGCCTGAGCGGCAGAAGGGTTCTGAACGAGCTTCGTCAGATCTTTGGTGAGCAAAACCCCATCCCGGCCATTTTCCGCCTGAACGAATTTCAACTGCTCCGCGTCATCCATCCAAATTTTCAGCTCTCCGCAGACAAGGCCACACTGCTTGCAGGCGTGAAAAGCATACTGACATGGCACGAGCTGTTGTTTCTCGAAGAGCCGATTCAGAAATGGATCATCTATTTTCTGGTCATGATGAAAGGCTATGATCTCAAAACGGCAGAAGATATTTTTACCCGCCTGGAAATGCCTGTAAAAATCAGAGAAATACTGGGAAAAGAGAGGATTGTCGCCGAAAAGACCCTGGCCTGGCTGGAGCGGCATTCACCGGTGTTGAACAGTGTCCTGTGCGATCATCTTGCAGATATCCGCACCGAAGTGCGCCTTTACATGATGGCATTGGCCAGACAGGAAGGGGTCAAGCGGGCCATATCGCAATACTTCGTCAAACTGCGATTCCTCAAGCCGATAACGACCGGAGAAGACCTCAAGCGCATGGGGTATCCGCCGGGTCCGATTTTCAAGGACATACTGCTCGGCATCCGCAACGAAAAGCTCAATGGTCATCTTGAAACCAAAGAAGACGAGATCCGTTTCATTCAGGAACATTTCCCCCTTCCCGAAGTTGGAAAAAAACCGGATTGA
- a CDS encoding CBS domain-containing protein codes for MKSYKVKDLMVPLAEYATVDEDASLFEAVTALEKAQIEYDHSAYKHRAILILDKAGKVVGKVSQLDILRALEPKYDEMQGSEGLARFGFSKKFMKSLLLQYRLFENPLEDICRKACEKQVKEFMHRPTEGEYVDMEATLDEAIHQLVLGHHQSLIVTRDTDIVGILRLTDVFAAVFHIMKQCQAEHAESGQSCEKT; via the coding sequence GTGAAATCGTACAAAGTGAAAGACCTCATGGTACCACTGGCCGAGTATGCTACCGTCGATGAAGACGCCAGCCTTTTCGAGGCGGTCACTGCCCTGGAGAAGGCCCAGATCGAATACGACCACAGCGCCTACAAGCACCGGGCCATTCTGATTCTCGACAAGGCGGGAAAGGTCGTAGGCAAAGTCAGCCAGCTCGACATATTGCGCGCACTCGAACCCAAATATGACGAAATGCAGGGCAGCGAAGGCCTGGCCCGTTTCGGGTTCAGCAAAAAATTCATGAAATCCCTCCTGCTGCAATACCGGCTTTTCGAAAATCCCCTGGAGGATATCTGCAGAAAGGCCTGTGAAAAACAGGTCAAGGAATTCATGCACAGACCGACAGAAGGCGAATACGTCGACATGGAGGCCACCCTCGATGAGGCCATCCACCAACTGGTGCTCGGCCACCACCAATCGCTGATCGTCACCCGGGATACGGATATCGTTGGAATTCTGAGGCTGACCGACGTGTTTGCGGCTGTCTTCCATATCATGAAACAATGCCAGGCAGAACACGCGGAATCGGGTCAGAGCTGCGAAAAAACATAA